The following proteins come from a genomic window of Pedobacter faecalis:
- a CDS encoding homogentisate 1,2-dioxygenase, whose product MPVYHTLGNIPAKRHTVFRKPDGNLYAEELVSTEGFSSLYSLVYHCHPPTIVKSLGEPYSVEPKIAREKHLRHTSLIGFNIRPEDDYLDSRKPVLVNSDLHISLAAPRKSMTDYFYKNSQADEVVFIHEGSGVLKTGFGKLRFGYGDYLIIPRGTIYQMEFETEQNRLFIVESFSPIRTPKRYRNAHGQLMEHAPFCERDIRRPSELETFDEFGDFKVLIKKQGLIYPYIYGTHPFDFVGWDGYHYPYALSIHDFEPITGRLHQPPPVHQTFEGHNFVICSFVPRKYDYHPLSIPAPYNHSNVDSDEVLYYVDGDFMSRKSVAKGQITLHPGGIPHGPHPGTVEKSIGKESTEELAVMIDPFRSLMLTDHAVAIEDEGYHKSWQENIE is encoded by the coding sequence ATGCCTGTTTATCATACATTAGGAAATATACCTGCGAAACGCCATACGGTTTTTCGCAAACCAGACGGCAACCTGTATGCAGAGGAACTGGTATCTACAGAGGGCTTTTCAAGCCTTTATTCCCTGGTTTACCATTGCCATCCACCCACGATTGTGAAGTCGCTGGGCGAACCTTATTCGGTGGAACCGAAGATTGCCCGCGAGAAGCACTTACGTCATACCAGTCTGATCGGCTTTAACATAAGACCGGAAGATGATTACCTGGACAGCAGGAAACCAGTACTGGTCAACAGCGACCTGCATATATCACTGGCCGCGCCGCGAAAGTCTATGACCGACTATTTTTATAAGAACAGTCAGGCCGACGAGGTGGTATTCATCCATGAGGGCAGCGGTGTGCTGAAAACGGGATTCGGCAAACTGCGCTTTGGTTATGGGGATTATCTGATTATCCCGCGTGGCACGATTTACCAGATGGAATTTGAAACGGAACAGAACAGGTTGTTCATCGTGGAGAGTTTCAGTCCTATACGCACGCCGAAACGCTATCGCAATGCGCATGGGCAATTGATGGAACATGCGCCGTTTTGCGAGCGCGACATCAGGAGGCCTTCGGAACTGGAGACCTTCGACGAATTTGGTGATTTTAAGGTACTTATCAAGAAACAGGGACTGATATACCCCTACATCTACGGGACGCATCCTTTCGACTTTGTGGGCTGGGACGGCTATCATTATCCATACGCCTTGTCCATTCATGATTTTGAGCCGATTACCGGGCGCCTGCACCAGCCGCCCCCGGTACATCAAACCTTCGAGGGACACAACTTTGTGATATGCTCGTTTGTACCTCGGAAATACGATTATCATCCACTTTCCATTCCGGCACCTTACAACCACAGCAATGTGGACAGTGATGAGGTGCTGTATTATGTAGACGGTGATTTTATGAGCCGGAAAAGTGTGGCAAAAGGGCAAATTACCCTGCACCCTGGCGGAATACCGCACGGTCCGCATCCGGGAACGGTAGAGAAATCCATCGGTAAAGAAAGCACGGAAGAGCTCGCCGTAATGATTGATCCCTTCAGGTCGCTGATGCTGACCGACCATGCAGTGGCCATAGAGGATGAGGGCTATCATAAGAGCTGGCAGGAAAATATAGAGTAG
- a CDS encoding fumarylacetoacetate hydrolase family protein, giving the protein MKLVSYKTEDREHLGVFVNGHIYNLNSCDKQIPDNMNAFLEGGEVLMERAKKVDQQIKGGGIEPKEEAFYELLAPVPHPASCRDGYAFRQHVAAARRNRKVEMIAEFDQYPIFYFTNHNAIQGPGEIACMPDHFQKLDFELEVAVVIGKKGRNITAAEADSYIAGYMIMNDMSARTLQMEEMLLNLGPAKGKDFSTVIGPWLVTPDELEPYKMAAKAGHTGNNYDLKMTCTVNGIQVSAGNMADMDWTFAEIIERCAYGVDILPGDVIGSGTVGTGCFLELNGTGLLNDPQYPVQWLQDGDIVEMEITGLGRLSNTIKAVDTDFSILALKK; this is encoded by the coding sequence ATGAAACTGGTATCCTACAAAACGGAAGACAGGGAACACCTCGGTGTTTTTGTAAACGGGCACATCTATAACCTCAATTCATGCGATAAACAAATACCCGACAACATGAACGCCTTTCTTGAAGGAGGCGAGGTGCTGATGGAACGGGCCAAAAAGGTCGATCAACAGATTAAAGGGGGCGGCATTGAGCCCAAAGAGGAAGCTTTTTATGAATTGCTGGCCCCAGTGCCCCATCCGGCATCGTGCCGCGACGGATATGCATTCCGGCAGCATGTGGCTGCCGCCCGGCGCAACCGTAAGGTAGAGATGATTGCCGAATTTGATCAGTACCCGATATTTTACTTCACCAATCACAATGCCATTCAGGGCCCGGGCGAAATTGCTTGTATGCCCGACCACTTCCAGAAACTCGACTTCGAACTTGAGGTGGCGGTAGTCATCGGAAAAAAGGGGCGCAATATTACCGCTGCTGAAGCCGACAGCTATATAGCGGGTTATATGATTATGAACGACATGAGCGCCCGTACGCTGCAGATGGAAGAGATGCTGCTCAATCTAGGTCCGGCCAAGGGCAAGGACTTTTCAACAGTGATAGGGCCATGGCTGGTCACGCCCGATGAACTTGAGCCTTACAAGATGGCCGCAAAAGCCGGACATACCGGGAATAATTACGACCTTAAAATGACCTGTACGGTCAATGGTATCCAGGTTTCCGCCGGTAACATGGCCGATATGGACTGGACCTTTGCCGAGATCATTGAACGCTGTGCCTATGGTGTAGACATTCTGCCCGGCGATGTGATCGGGTCGGGCACCGTTGGCACAGGCTGTTTCCTGGAACTGAACGGCACTGGACTGCTCAACGATCCGCAATATCCCGTACAATGGCTGCAGGACGGCGATATTGTCGAAATGGAAATTACCGGACTGGGACGTCTGAGCAACACCATAAAGGCCGTTGACACCGACTTTTCCATCCTTGCATTAAAGAAATAA
- a CDS encoding flavin reductase family protein, translating into MLTIDTTTLAPAQLQNYLQYAIAPRPICFVSTVDSSGAINLSPFSFFNMFSSNPPLCIFSPARRVRDNTTKHSLENVLEVRECVINIVNYSMVQQMSLASTEYAKGVNEFEKSGFTMLSSQLVKPPRVAEAPVQMECIVREVIGLGENPGAGNLVLAEVKLIHINEGILDAEGKIDQEKIDLVARLGGDWYCRVTADNLFKVAKPLTTLGIGVDALPRSARFSSVLTGNDLGMLGNLEQLPADEELSEISLNDEVKDILDATIGDVATRERELHALAKRWISEGRVADALKLVLL; encoded by the coding sequence ATGCTAACGATCGACACGACCACGCTCGCTCCGGCTCAGCTGCAGAATTATTTGCAATACGCCATTGCACCAAGGCCTATCTGTTTTGTTTCTACCGTCGACAGCTCGGGGGCGATCAACCTGAGCCCCTTCAGCTTTTTTAATATGTTCAGCAGCAATCCGCCGCTTTGTATTTTCTCTCCGGCACGCCGGGTGCGCGACAATACGACTAAGCATTCGCTGGAGAACGTTCTGGAGGTCAGAGAATGTGTTATCAATATCGTTAACTATAGCATGGTGCAGCAAATGAGCCTGGCCAGCACAGAATATGCAAAAGGCGTAAACGAGTTCGAAAAGTCGGGTTTTACCATGCTATCTTCCCAGCTCGTTAAGCCGCCCCGCGTGGCCGAGGCGCCCGTACAAATGGAGTGCATCGTCCGCGAGGTAATAGGGCTGGGCGAAAACCCCGGTGCAGGCAATCTCGTTCTGGCTGAAGTGAAGCTGATCCATATTAATGAGGGCATACTTGATGCAGAGGGTAAGATAGACCAGGAAAAAATAGATCTTGTTGCGCGTCTGGGGGGCGACTGGTATTGCCGTGTCACTGCAGATAATCTTTTTAAAGTGGCCAAACCCCTCACCACGCTGGGCATTGGTGTAGATGCACTTCCCAGATCGGCGCGCTTTTCGTCGGTGCTGACCGGCAATGATCTGGGTATGCTGGGTAACCTGGAGCAGTTGCCTGCCGACGAGGAACTTAGTGAAATTTCCCTCAATGATGAGGTGAAAGACATTCTGGATGCCACCATAGGTGATGTAGCCACACGTGAGCGTGAACTTCATGCGCTTGCAAAACGTTGGATCAGCGAAGGCCGGGTCGCCGATGCGCTTAAGCTTGTCCTGTTATAA
- a CDS encoding C40 family peptidase: MKQTTFLFSFLLLCSVVVRSQTTIPSSYQEMVQKLSKQLPEQPVKAAEPDMPSRLLDFAKTMIGVRYRSASSSPSRGFDCSGFVNYVFSNFGFKVPRSSRAFASSGSSKKLEDASIGDVIVFTGTNSRSRTPGHVGIVYAVNGDEIKFIHSSSGSRKGVTISSLNEGFYRKRFLKIVSIL; the protein is encoded by the coding sequence ATGAAACAAACCACCTTTCTATTTAGTTTCCTGCTGCTCTGTAGCGTGGTTGTGCGTTCGCAAACGACCATCCCCTCTTCTTATCAGGAGATGGTACAGAAACTCAGCAAACAATTGCCGGAGCAACCTGTAAAAGCAGCCGAGCCGGATATGCCATCCCGGTTGCTTGATTTCGCCAAAACGATGATCGGTGTGCGGTACCGGAGTGCTTCGAGCAGCCCAAGCCGCGGGTTCGACTGCTCCGGTTTTGTGAATTATGTGTTCAGTAACTTTGGTTTCAAGGTGCCCCGCTCCTCTCGCGCCTTTGCGAGCAGCGGTTCGTCCAAAAAGCTGGAAGATGCGAGCATTGGCGATGTGATTGTGTTTACCGGAACCAACAGCAGGTCTCGCACGCCGGGACATGTGGGTATTGTTTACGCGGTTAACGGCGACGAGATTAAATTTATCCATTCCTCTTCGGGTTCCCGGAAAGGCGTTACCATATCCAGTTTAAACGAAGGTTTTTACCGGAAGCGTTTTCTCAAGATCGTAAGTATCCTTTAG
- a CDS encoding SDR family NAD(P)-dependent oxidoreductase: MNIILTGASSGIGFEAALELTLNSQNKVVCIARSADKLRKLLEIAKGINPDCTLFPVEFDIVNDDYAALVPFLKERLGQVDILINNAGALVNKPFLETSPAELYQMFDSNVVGHFNMIQHVLPLMGPGGHIVNIGSMGGFQGSVKFPGLAAYSATKSALHTLTECLAQELAETGIKINCLALGSAQTEMLEAAFPGYESPVMAFEMGKYVADFARTGHKFFNGKTLPVAVTTP; encoded by the coding sequence ATGAATATTATATTAACAGGTGCAAGCAGCGGGATAGGCTTTGAAGCAGCCCTGGAGCTGACCTTGAATAGCCAGAATAAGGTTGTATGCATCGCACGCTCGGCCGATAAACTCCGTAAGCTTCTAGAAATTGCCAAAGGCATTAATCCGGACTGCACGCTGTTTCCGGTCGAATTCGATATTGTAAACGACGATTATGCTGCGCTGGTTCCGTTTTTAAAGGAGCGTTTGGGGCAGGTAGACATTTTGATCAATAATGCCGGCGCGCTTGTAAACAAGCCCTTTTTAGAAACCTCACCGGCAGAGCTATACCAGATGTTTGACAGCAATGTGGTGGGGCATTTTAATATGATTCAACATGTGTTGCCCTTGATGGGACCCGGTGGCCACATTGTCAATATCGGGAGTATGGGAGGCTTTCAGGGCAGCGTAAAATTCCCGGGTCTTGCCGCCTATTCTGCCACCAAATCAGCCCTGCATACGCTTACAGAATGCCTTGCCCAGGAGCTGGCTGAAACAGGCATTAAGATAAACTGTCTGGCATTAGGTTCGGCGCAAACCGAGATGCTGGAGGCGGCCTTTCCGGGTTACGAATCTCCCGTTATGGCGTTCGAAATGGGCAAGTATGTTGCAGATTTTGCACGGACGGGACATAAGTTTTTCAACGGAAAAACACTCCCCGTTGCAGTAACAACGCCGTAA
- a CDS encoding aromatic amino acid hydroxylase translates to MNDFNDFNNPQVARLPKHLRQYIVDQHYEKYTPVDQAVWRYVMRQNYSYLKHVAYYPYIKGLQRAGLSIEYIPDLQTMNDNLGKIGWGAVTVDGFIPPAAFMEYQAYRVLVIAADIRQINHIEYTPAPDIIHESAGHAPIIADTDYNNYLSYFGSIGAKAMFSAKDFELYEAIRHLSILKEATDAPEHEIAKAEQQLAHISENMGEPSEMALLGRLHWWTVEYGLIGTLEDPKIYGAGLLSSIGESASCMKPEVEKLWYNLDTINYTYDITKPQPQLFVTPTFQNLIDVLEAFADTMAFRRGGSEGIMKAIACKNPATAVYSSGLQVTGVFSDMGLDTDDQLTFIKTSGPSALALRGKQLEGHGKHYHKDGFSSPVGRLKGSEKPLEDMDDIELRALGIERNSVASLEFESGIRVQGLVLDLLRDAGKTVLITFKDCTVKESNGNILFQPDWGLYDMAVGARIVSVFNGAADKEAYEEITYVSGKQTHKVVYDGKTLQLHNIYTQVRHIREQGEGYEALADLFAELKAQFRDDWLAALEIMEILYHKQVNPDLEKEVRIYLELKAAAEPELSKLINDGLHVIKNPVTQLINEEED, encoded by the coding sequence ATGAACGATTTCAATGACTTTAACAATCCGCAGGTAGCCCGGTTGCCTAAGCACCTGAGACAGTATATTGTAGATCAGCATTATGAAAAGTATACACCGGTAGATCAGGCTGTATGGCGTTATGTGATGCGGCAAAATTACAGCTACCTGAAGCATGTGGCCTACTATCCGTACATCAAAGGACTACAGCGTGCGGGATTAAGTATAGAATATATCCCCGATCTGCAGACGATGAACGACAACCTGGGCAAAATTGGCTGGGGCGCCGTAACTGTCGACGGTTTTATACCTCCCGCGGCCTTTATGGAATACCAGGCTTACCGTGTACTGGTTATTGCGGCCGACATCAGGCAGATTAATCATATCGAATATACACCGGCTCCTGACATTATTCACGAATCGGCCGGTCACGCGCCGATCATCGCAGATACAGACTATAACAATTACCTGAGTTATTTCGGGTCCATTGGTGCAAAAGCGATGTTTTCGGCCAAGGACTTTGAATTGTATGAAGCCATCCGGCACCTTTCCATATTAAAAGAAGCAACGGATGCACCGGAGCATGAAATTGCGAAGGCAGAACAGCAGTTGGCACATATCAGTGAAAATATGGGCGAGCCTTCGGAAATGGCCTTGCTGGGACGCCTGCATTGGTGGACCGTAGAGTACGGCCTGATCGGTACCTTGGAAGACCCGAAAATATACGGCGCGGGACTCTTATCGTCTATCGGCGAGAGTGCATCGTGCATGAAACCGGAGGTAGAGAAACTCTGGTACAACCTGGATACGATAAATTACACATACGATATTACCAAGCCGCAACCGCAGCTTTTTGTGACGCCAACTTTCCAGAACCTGATTGATGTGCTGGAGGCTTTTGCTGATACCATGGCTTTTCGCAGAGGTGGAAGCGAAGGGATCATGAAAGCCATTGCCTGCAAAAATCCGGCTACGGCCGTGTATAGTTCTGGGCTGCAGGTAACGGGCGTGTTTTCAGATATGGGGCTGGATACTGATGACCAGCTCACCTTTATTAAAACCAGCGGGCCATCGGCACTTGCCCTGCGGGGCAAACAGCTTGAGGGTCATGGTAAGCATTATCATAAAGATGGTTTTTCGTCGCCGGTGGGGCGACTTAAAGGCTCGGAAAAGCCGTTGGAAGACATGGATGACATAGAATTGCGCGCCTTGGGGATTGAACGAAACAGTGTGGCTTCCCTGGAATTTGAAAGTGGTATCCGGGTACAAGGGCTTGTGTTAGACCTGCTCCGTGATGCGGGCAAAACGGTGCTGATCACGTTCAAGGATTGCACGGTGAAGGAAAGCAACGGCAATATTTTGTTCCAGCCGGATTGGGGGCTATATGATATGGCTGTTGGTGCTCGTATTGTATCCGTGTTTAACGGGGCGGCCGACAAAGAAGCTTATGAGGAGATCACATATGTGAGCGGCAAGCAGACGCATAAAGTGGTTTACGACGGAAAGACGCTTCAATTACACAATATTTATACGCAGGTGCGCCATATACGGGAGCAAGGGGAAGGCTATGAGGCCTTGGCAGACTTGTTTGCTGAGCTGAAAGCACAGTTCCGTGACGACTGGCTGGCAGCCCTGGAGATCATGGAGATTCTGTACCACAAGCAGGTAAATCCTGACCTGGAGAAAGAAGTACGTATATACCTGGAACTGAAGGCCGCGGCCGAACCGGAACTAAGCAAGCTGATCAACGACGGTTTGCATGTGATTAAAAATCCTGTAACGCAACTCATCAACGAAGAAGAAGATTAA
- a CDS encoding GtrA family protein has product MRKALLKLIDFFHPPFARWLPIHTFRYIVSGGTTAVCGIVSYYIAYNWILRQEDIQVDFPFLPELITAHSMALVISTFAAFLVGFILNKYLIFTESNLKGRIQMFRYAVVLCVNFGLNYAILKYLVEGLHFYPSVAQALITITLSLCSYFLQKHFTFRVRRD; this is encoded by the coding sequence ATGCGCAAGGCCTTATTAAAACTCATAGATTTCTTTCATCCACCCTTTGCCAGATGGCTGCCCATACACACTTTCCGGTATATCGTATCGGGCGGCACCACGGCGGTATGCGGCATCGTCTCTTACTATATCGCGTACAACTGGATTCTGCGCCAGGAGGATATTCAAGTTGATTTTCCTTTTTTGCCGGAGCTGATTACTGCGCACTCCATGGCGCTGGTCATAAGCACTTTCGCTGCTTTCCTTGTAGGCTTTATTCTTAATAAGTACCTGATCTTTACAGAATCGAACCTGAAGGGGCGCATACAGATGTTTCGCTATGCGGTGGTACTCTGCGTTAATTTCGGGTTGAATTATGCCATTCTGAAATATCTTGTGGAGGGACTTCATTTCTATCCTTCCGTTGCCCAAGCGCTGATTACGATAACACTGTCGCTTTGCAGCTACTTCCTGCAAAAGCATTTTACGTTCAGGGTGCGCCGCGATTAG
- a CDS encoding CAP domain-containing protein, translating to MKKLIILFLAIAPAFGFRSASSGELSQSGANGWTKEELSRANTAGAAKYLTPEERDFIMYTNLIRMDGPRFLNTFFEEFMESHNRQMRQYSNYNDLKITKSDRYYKSLQKDLEGIKDLPVLWPDEALSWVARQHAKDMNKYNYAEHKSRDGRSAKDRISQMYPKKSMGENLSFGFATGLGNACMLVLDKNVPDLGHRKLILDTGYKFNFVGVSIQPHKGYRYCAVMDFVALPR from the coding sequence ATGAAGAAGCTGATCATACTTTTCCTGGCCATTGCACCGGCTTTTGGTTTCAGGTCTGCAAGCTCCGGTGAACTGAGCCAATCAGGTGCGAACGGTTGGACCAAAGAGGAACTGAGCCGGGCCAACACTGCTGGTGCCGCTAAATATCTTACGCCCGAGGAGCGCGACTTTATCATGTATACCAATTTGATCCGGATGGACGGTCCGCGTTTCCTTAATACGTTTTTTGAGGAATTTATGGAAAGTCATAACCGGCAAATGCGGCAGTACAGCAATTACAACGATCTTAAAATAACAAAATCGGATCGATATTATAAAAGCCTGCAGAAAGACCTTGAAGGTATTAAAGATCTGCCCGTGCTATGGCCGGATGAGGCGCTGAGCTGGGTGGCCAGGCAACATGCTAAGGACATGAATAAGTACAATTACGCCGAGCATAAATCGCGCGACGGCCGGTCGGCGAAAGACCGGATCAGCCAGATGTATCCTAAAAAATCTATGGGAGAAAATCTGTCGTTCGGCTTTGCTACGGGACTTGGAAATGCATGTATGCTGGTGCTCGACAAGAATGTGCCCGACCTTGGTCACCGTAAACTTATACTGGACACCGGCTATAAATTTAACTTCGTGGGCGTAAGCATACAGCCTCATAAAGGCTACCGCTATTGCGCTGTAATGGATTTTGTTGCCCTGCCCAGGTAA
- a CDS encoding RNA polymerase sigma factor has translation MQGKESDDFEEKELLIRLKAGDKQAFESLYHRYKHRIAANLLRLLKSEELAEEILQDMFVRLWDRRSSINPEQSFRSYLFRVAENKVMDYYRRMARDKRMREKLTAAVSELYSHIEEDIFSKENSRLLQEAIDQLPPQRKQVFILCKMEGKSYKEVAELLSISPSTINDHLYKANLFLKAYFRSDSGMVKLVLLSAMFTGIS, from the coding sequence ATGCAGGGGAAAGAATCTGATGATTTTGAGGAAAAAGAATTGCTGATCCGCTTAAAGGCGGGCGATAAGCAGGCGTTCGAAAGCTTATACCATCGCTACAAACACCGAATAGCCGCAAACCTCCTCCGGTTGCTTAAGTCGGAAGAGCTTGCAGAAGAAATATTGCAGGATATGTTTGTCCGTTTGTGGGACCGCCGATCGTCCATAAACCCCGAACAGTCTTTCCGATCGTATCTTTTCAGGGTGGCCGAAAACAAGGTCATGGACTATTACCGAAGGATGGCTAGGGATAAAAGAATGCGCGAAAAACTGACCGCTGCGGTCTCAGAACTTTATTCTCATATAGAGGAAGATATATTCAGCAAGGAAAACAGCCGCCTGCTTCAGGAGGCAATTGATCAGCTCCCGCCCCAGCGTAAACAGGTGTTCATCTTGTGTAAAATGGAGGGCAAGTCGTACAAGGAAGTAGCGGAACTGTTGTCTATTTCACCTTCCACCATCAACGATCATTTGTATAAAGCCAACCTGTTTCTTAAAGCTTATTTCCGGTCAGATTCCGGTATGGTAAAGCTGGTATTGCTCAGCGCGATGTTTACCGGGATTTCCTGA
- a CDS encoding FecR family protein, with translation MYKRYLEDRCSPEELAELIELFGSPEDQAWLREQVNAEIGRTDILPDRTEAVNRIVAGSDLHIFTHLAERRPVFRALRIWGSVAAAIVVMILSVGLYSYLGRRRVSDTGRPAVSLSNEIRPGGNKAVLTLAGGKQVVLTGLDNGQILKQAGLKVLKQADGQLNYVVDTLAQQSSAEVVYHMISTPKGGQYQISLPDGTRVWLNAGSTIRFPTNLARASRRKVEITGEAYFEVAHDQKRPFIVALDGMAGRALQEIEVLGTHFNVNAYPDEPAWKTTLLEGSVRVSVLAAGGGAAKRTAMLKPGEQSALTGSGLKIKQVNPEQFIAWKNNKFIFDGDNIESITRQLSRWYDVEFVFRGKVSEENFGGKISRFRNLSEVLDLVELTGLVHFKIEGRRVIVMP, from the coding sequence TTGTATAAACGGTACCTTGAAGACCGTTGTTCGCCGGAAGAACTGGCTGAGCTGATCGAACTTTTTGGCAGCCCCGAAGACCAGGCCTGGCTTCGCGAGCAGGTTAATGCTGAAATAGGTCGAACAGATATTCTGCCCGACCGCACGGAGGCGGTAAACCGGATTGTTGCCGGAAGCGACCTGCACATTTTCACGCATTTAGCCGAACGCAGACCTGTGTTCAGGGCGCTGCGGATATGGGGATCGGTTGCTGCAGCGATTGTGGTGATGATCCTGTCGGTTGGTTTGTATTCCTATCTTGGCCGTCGACGGGTTTCCGATACTGGCAGACCTGCAGTAAGCCTGAGCAATGAAATACGCCCGGGAGGCAATAAGGCCGTGCTTACGCTGGCCGGTGGAAAACAGGTGGTGCTGACCGGTCTGGATAATGGCCAAATATTGAAACAAGCTGGTTTGAAAGTACTGAAACAGGCAGATGGGCAGCTCAACTATGTGGTAGATACCCTGGCTCAGCAAAGCAGCGCTGAGGTGGTGTATCATATGATCTCTACGCCAAAAGGCGGGCAGTACCAGATCAGTTTGCCCGATGGCACTCGCGTTTGGTTAAATGCGGGGTCGACCATCAGGTTTCCGACAAACCTCGCCAGAGCGAGCCGCAGAAAGGTGGAAATTACCGGGGAAGCCTATTTTGAGGTCGCCCACGACCAAAAAAGACCCTTTATCGTGGCGCTAGACGGCATGGCCGGGCGGGCCTTGCAGGAGATCGAGGTGCTGGGCACGCATTTCAACGTGAACGCTTACCCCGACGAACCGGCATGGAAAACCACTTTGCTGGAAGGTAGTGTGCGTGTGTCGGTTTTGGCGGCGGGCGGTGGTGCAGCAAAGCGCACAGCGATGCTTAAACCAGGCGAGCAGTCGGCCTTAACGGGCAGCGGATTAAAAATAAAGCAGGTTAACCCCGAGCAGTTTATCGCCTGGAAAAACAATAAGTTCATCTTCGACGGCGATAACATCGAGAGCATTACCCGCCAGTTGTCCCGCTGGTACGACGTGGAGTTTGTGTTCCGCGGAAAAGTATCGGAGGAAAACTTCGGCGGAAAAATATCCCGGTTCAGAAACCTGTCGGAAGTACTCGATCTGGTAGAACTGACCGGTCTTGTTCATTTTAAGATAGAGGGAAGGAGGGTGATCGTTATGCCGTAA